In a single window of the Nicotiana tomentosiformis chromosome 8, ASM39032v3, whole genome shotgun sequence genome:
- the LOC104118897 gene encoding uncharacterized protein, with product MALFTFLPEASETQKQPSKRRKKQQKQKQPSSWDQFKNLLSCKQIENSTVDDPSKNAYYSKLGSCSSICSFKDVVLHHGNNTRVVHRVDDNNNSLEDQSSSSLGQETRLLSKKTSHGSTSSRSFGSSTSSKGMQFRKLSRCYECHMIVDPSRYPLPRSTICACPQCGEIFPKIESLEHHQAVRHAVSELSPEDSSRNIVEIIFKSSWLKKDNPICKIERILKVHNTKRIIHKFEDYRDAVKLRATVNGKKNPRCAADGNELLRFYCTTLTCSLGAKGTSNLCSSVCTPGCGVCTIIRHGFQGNNNKVCGVRTTASSGRAHDCLGSGADGRRAMLVCRVIAGRVKRVAEDTAATEESGGSGLSAAANLYDSVVGYSDVYSNLEELYVFNPRAILPCFVVIYKALES from the exons ATGGCACTCTTCACTTTCTTACCAGAAGCATCAGAAACCCAAAAACAACCATCCAAACGGAGAAAAAAGCAACAAAAACAGAAGCAACCATCTTCATGGGATCAATTCAAGAACTTATTGAGTTGCAAGCAGATCGAAAACTCAACAGTTGATGACCCATCTAAGAATGCTTATTATTCAAAGTTGGGTTCTTGTAGTTCTATATGTAGCTTTAAGGATGTTGTACTACATCATGGAAACAACACAAGAGTGGTTCACAGagttgatgataataataattctTTAGAAGATCAAAGCAGCAGTAGTTTAGGCCAAGAAACTCGGCTCCTTAGCAAGAAAACTTCTCATGGGTCAACATCCTCGAGATCTTTTGGTAGCTCTACTTCTTCCAAAGGCATGCAATTCAGGAAACTCTCTCGATGTTATGAGTGTCACATGATAGTTGATCCCAGCAG GTACCCTCTCCCGAGATCAACTATATGTGCCTGTCCTCAATGTggagaaatttttccaaaaattgagAGCTTGGAACATCATCAAGCAGTTAGGCATGCTG TATCAGAGTTGAGTCCTGAAGATTCAAGCAGGAACATAGTGGAAATAATCTTCAAATCAAGCTGGCTCAAAAAGGATAACCCAATATGCAAGATCGAACGTATACTCAAAGTCCACAACACTAAACGCATCATCCACAAATTCGAAGATTATAGGGACGCCGTGAAGCTACGCGCCACCGTTAACGGCAAGAAAAACCCCCGTTGCGCCGCCGACGGAAACGAACTCTTAAGGTTCTACTGCACAACCCTCACGTGCTCACTCGGCGCCAAGGGTACATCTAACTTGTGCAGCTCGGTGTGTACACCTGGCTGCGGAGTTTGTACGATCATCCGACATGGATTCCAAGGAAATAataataaggtttgtggggtcCGCACAACGGCCAGTAGTGGTAGGGCCCATGACTGCCTCGGTAGCGGCGCCGATGGACGTAGGGCGATGTTGGTGTGTCGGGTGATAGCTGGGAGAGTGAAGCGCGTGGCGGAGGATACGGCGGCGACGGAGGAGAGTGGTGGTTCTGGGTTGTCGGCTGCTGCAAATTTATACGATTCTGTAGTTGGGTATTCAGATGTTTACTCGAATCTCGAGGAGTTATATGTGTTTAATCCAAGGGCAATTCTTCCTTGCTTTGTCGTGATATACAAAGCTTTGGAATCTTAG